A region from the Arthrobacter gengyunqii genome encodes:
- a CDS encoding alpha/beta fold hydrolase, translated as MESEVRNLKLHTGIRVPCLVQGDTEAPPVLLLHAWAESRRSFDRMVPGLTDFRVYAPALRGQGDAEKPQVGY; from the coding sequence GTGGAATCCGAGGTCCGGAATCTCAAACTCCACACCGGCATCAGGGTGCCGTGCCTCGTCCAGGGCGACACCGAGGCACCACCGGTCTTGCTGCTGCACGCATGGGCTGAATCCCGCCGGAGCTTCGACCGGATGGTGCCCGGGCTGACCGACTTCCGGGTCTATGCTCCGGCCCTCCGCGGCCAGGGCGATGCCGAGAAACCGCAGGTCGGATACTGA
- a CDS encoding dihydropteroate synthase, with amino-acid sequence MSFSRLVPNLETKGTSRNAQGLGRTAGQYEPLLLHPVRQIGERTLDFRRQVALITIINRTPDSFYDAGRTFALDAAVGAAVNDGADWVDIGGVPFAPGPAVEAAEEVARVVPVIEAVRARNSSGPSKLRVWWTNCA; translated from the coding sequence ATGAGTTTTTCCCGCTTGGTACCGAATCTTGAAACCAAGGGCACCTCCAGAAACGCCCAGGGTCTCGGTCGGACCGCCGGCCAGTATGAACCGCTGCTGCTGCACCCGGTCCGGCAGATAGGGGAACGCACCCTGGATTTCCGCCGGCAGGTCGCGCTCATAACCATCATCAACCGCACCCCGGATTCGTTTTACGACGCCGGACGCACCTTTGCGCTGGACGCCGCGGTGGGTGCGGCGGTGAACGACGGCGCCGACTGGGTGGACATCGGCGGTGTCCCCTTTGCCCCCGGACCGGCCGTGGAAGCGGCAGAGGAAGTCGCCCGGGTGGTCCCCGTCATCGAAGCGGTCCGGGCACGCAACTCTTCGGGTCCTTCCAAGCTGCGGGTCTGGTGGACGAACTGTGCCTGA
- a CDS encoding (2Fe-2S)-binding protein: MSEVSLPLRLARAVGTSPVADRVAAAQEFLYKPLLEWAWKSPFHTGVLGHWIHPPLTDLTLGCWGSASILDVAGGAQSRHGATVLIGAGLAAAVPTAIAGASDWAGMAGDARRIGVVHALGTDVAVFANLGSLIALTCGQHGLGVALALAGNAVLAGSGFLGGHLVLNRGTARRVPADV; this comes from the coding sequence GTGAGTGAAGTTTCGCTGCCGCTGCGTCTGGCCCGGGCAGTGGGCACCAGCCCGGTCGCTGATCGCGTTGCCGCCGCGCAGGAGTTCCTCTACAAGCCTCTCCTCGAGTGGGCGTGGAAAAGCCCGTTCCATACCGGTGTCCTGGGCCACTGGATCCATCCGCCGCTCACGGATCTGACGCTTGGCTGCTGGGGCAGCGCGTCCATCCTCGACGTAGCCGGCGGAGCCCAGTCACGGCACGGTGCCACCGTCCTGATAGGCGCGGGGCTGGCCGCGGCCGTACCCACCGCTATCGCCGGTGCCAGCGACTGGGCCGGAATGGCTGGTGACGCGCGTCGAATCGGCGTCGTTCATGCCCTGGGTACCGACGTGGCAGTGTTTGCCAACCTCGGATCCCTGATTGCCCTGACATGCGGCCAGCACGGGCTGGGTGTGGCCCTGGCCCTCGCGGGCAATGCGGTTCTGGCGGGTTCCGGGTTCCTGGGAGGACATTTGGTGCTCAACCGCGGCACGGCCCGTCGGGTACCTGCCGACGTCTGA
- a CDS encoding YciI family protein, whose amino-acid sequence MAKYLLLKHYRGAPAPLNDVPMDQWTPEEVSAHMQFMQDFADRLQANGEYIDGQAVAPEGTFVRYDGEGRPPVTDGPFAETKDLIAGWMVIDVDDYDRAVELAGELSAAPASGGQPLQEWIELRPFLGSPITITE is encoded by the coding sequence ATGGCCAAATATCTGTTGCTCAAGCATTACCGCGGCGCGCCGGCACCCCTGAATGACGTGCCGATGGACCAGTGGACGCCCGAGGAAGTCTCAGCCCATATGCAGTTCATGCAGGACTTCGCCGATCGGTTGCAGGCCAACGGCGAGTACATCGACGGGCAGGCCGTCGCACCCGAGGGCACCTTCGTACGCTACGACGGCGAGGGCCGGCCGCCGGTGACAGACGGCCCGTTCGCGGAAACCAAGGACCTGATTGCCGGCTGGATGGTGATCGACGTGGACGACTATGACCGCGCCGTCGAACTCGCGGGAGAACTATCCGCCGCCCCCGCCTCCGGCGGACAGCCACTGCAGGAGTGGATCGAGCTGCGGCCGTTCCTGGGCTCGCCCATCACCATCACGGAATAG
- a CDS encoding phosphoribosyl-ATP diphosphatase, translated as MKTFEDLFAELSRKVQDRPAGSRTVAEFESGVHGIGKKVVEEAAEVWMAAEYESDAECAEEISQLLYHLQVLMLAKGLTLQDVYKHL; from the coding sequence GTGAAAACCTTCGAAGACCTCTTTGCCGAGCTGAGCCGGAAAGTTCAGGACCGCCCCGCCGGGTCACGCACCGTGGCCGAATTCGAGTCGGGCGTGCATGGCATCGGTAAGAAGGTTGTTGAGGAGGCCGCCGAAGTGTGGATGGCCGCCGAATACGAATCTGATGCCGAATGCGCCGAAGAAATCTCTCAGCTGCTCTACCACCTCCAGGTCCTGATGCTCGCCAAAGGCCTGACCCTGCAGGACGTCTACAAGCATCTCTAG
- a CDS encoding EthD family reductase, with protein sequence MPTKITFIIDNPASPDAFETAYKGIADSAKQLPKLRRFEGGKVWPKEDGSPTPAHRTLDLYFDSYEDASAAVTVPPFAELIGQLKETGTTFKALFSAVEEG encoded by the coding sequence ATGCCCACCAAGATCACGTTCATCATCGACAATCCTGCCAGCCCGGACGCATTCGAGACCGCCTACAAGGGCATTGCGGACAGTGCCAAACAGCTTCCCAAGCTGCGGAGGTTCGAGGGCGGAAAGGTCTGGCCGAAGGAGGACGGCTCGCCGACACCCGCCCACCGGACACTGGACCTGTACTTTGACAGCTATGAGGATGCCTCGGCTGCAGTGACAGTGCCTCCGTTCGCGGAACTGATCGGTCAGCTCAAGGAAACCGGGACCACCTTCAAGGCGCTGTTCTCAGCGGTGGAAGAAGGGTAG
- the hisF gene encoding imidazole glycerol phosphate synthase subunit HisF, with amino-acid sequence MSVAIRVIPCLDVDAGRVVKGINFEGLRDAGDPVELAHRYDKAGADELTFLDVTASSGNRDNVFDVVSRTAEEVFIPLTVGGGVRGIADVDKLLRSGADKASINSAAVARPDVIDEITRHFGSQVLVLSVDARRTHDGATPSGFEITTHGGRRGTGIDAVAWAREAADRGVGEILLNSIDADGTREGFDIEMIKAVRAAVKVPLIASGGAGKPEHFPAAVIAGADAVLAASVFHFGPDHAIADVKQAIREAGFPVR; translated from the coding sequence ATGAGTGTTGCCATCCGCGTCATCCCCTGCCTGGACGTCGACGCCGGCCGCGTGGTCAAGGGCATCAACTTTGAGGGCCTGCGCGACGCCGGGGATCCGGTGGAACTCGCGCACCGGTATGACAAGGCCGGCGCCGACGAGCTGACCTTCCTGGACGTCACCGCGTCCTCGGGCAACCGGGACAACGTGTTCGACGTCGTCTCCCGGACAGCGGAGGAAGTGTTCATTCCGCTGACGGTCGGCGGGGGAGTGCGCGGCATTGCGGACGTGGATAAGCTGCTGCGCTCCGGTGCGGACAAGGCCTCCATCAACTCCGCCGCTGTGGCCCGCCCGGATGTCATCGACGAAATCACCCGCCACTTCGGTTCGCAGGTGCTGGTGCTCTCCGTGGACGCCCGGCGCACGCACGACGGCGCCACGCCGTCGGGATTTGAAATCACCACCCACGGCGGCCGCCGGGGCACCGGGATCGACGCCGTCGCCTGGGCCCGCGAGGCAGCGGACCGCGGCGTGGGGGAGATCCTGCTGAACTCCATCGACGCCGACGGCACCCGTGAGGGCTTCGACATCGAGATGATCAAGGCCGTGCGTGCCGCGGTGAAGGTTCCGCTGATCGCCTCCGGGGGAGCCGGCAAGCCGGAGCACTTCCCAGCCGCCGTGATCGCCGGTGCGGACGCGGTTTTGGCTGCGTCGGTGTTCCACTTCGGGCCCGACCATGCCATCGCCGACGTTAAGCAGGCCATCCGCGAGGCCGGGTTCCCGGTCCGCTAG
- a CDS encoding RNA polymerase sigma factor, whose protein sequence is MGDTMESGTVDERLVRMLTPQVIAVLVRRGADFAAAEDAVQDALIEALRCWPDNRPRNPKAWLVTTAWRKFLDAARAETARRRRELTVAAEPGPGHAGESDDTLQLYFLCAHPSLSPPSAVALTLRAVGGLTTRQIAAAYLVGEATMAQRISRAKRTVAGVRLDSPGNVAAVLRTLYLVFNEGYSGDIDLAAESIRLTRQLAAGIDHPEVHGLLALMLLHHARRPARTDDGGRLVPLAEQDRGRWDTDLISEGVEILQRALARDRLGEYQAQAAVAALHADALTAEETDWPQIVGWYDELVRLTGSPIAQLNRAVAVGEADGPRAGLAALADLDPALPRHTAARAYLHERAGDTGQAARLYAEAALLAPNLAERYHLTLQVARLNTGAAPPRLGT, encoded by the coding sequence ATGGGAGACACCATGGAGTCCGGCACGGTGGACGAGCGTCTGGTCCGCATGCTCACTCCGCAGGTCATCGCCGTCCTCGTCCGCCGCGGAGCCGATTTCGCGGCGGCCGAGGACGCGGTGCAGGACGCCCTGATCGAAGCCCTGCGCTGCTGGCCGGACAACCGGCCGCGGAACCCGAAGGCTTGGCTCGTCACCACCGCGTGGCGGAAGTTCCTGGACGCGGCCCGCGCCGAGACCGCCCGGCGTCGTCGTGAACTCACCGTCGCCGCCGAGCCCGGACCGGGCCACGCGGGCGAAAGCGACGACACGCTGCAGCTGTATTTTCTCTGCGCGCACCCGTCCCTCTCTCCGCCGTCGGCTGTGGCGCTGACCCTGCGGGCGGTGGGCGGGCTGACTACCCGGCAGATCGCCGCCGCGTATCTGGTGGGCGAGGCGACCATGGCGCAGCGGATCAGCCGGGCCAAGCGCACCGTTGCCGGGGTCCGACTCGACTCGCCCGGCAACGTGGCCGCCGTGCTTCGCACCCTGTATTTGGTATTCAATGAGGGCTACTCCGGCGACATTGACCTGGCCGCCGAATCCATCCGGCTGACCCGGCAGTTGGCCGCCGGCATCGACCATCCCGAGGTCCACGGCCTGCTGGCTCTGATGCTCCTTCATCACGCCCGCCGCCCGGCGCGGACTGACGACGGCGGGAGGCTTGTGCCGCTGGCCGAGCAGGACCGCGGCCGCTGGGACACCGACCTGATCTCCGAAGGGGTGGAGATCCTGCAGCGGGCGCTGGCCCGGGACCGGCTGGGCGAATACCAGGCGCAGGCTGCAGTCGCCGCCCTGCACGCGGACGCGCTGACGGCGGAGGAAACGGACTGGCCGCAGATCGTGGGGTGGTATGACGAACTGGTCCGGCTCACCGGCAGCCCGATAGCCCAGCTGAACCGCGCCGTCGCCGTCGGAGAAGCGGACGGACCGCGCGCCGGACTCGCAGCGCTGGCGGATTTGGATCCCGCACTCCCCCGGCACACCGCGGCGCGGGCGTACCTGCACGAGCGCGCCGGCGATACGGGACAAGCTGCGCGACTCTACGCAGAGGCCGCCCTGCTGGCACCCAATCTGGCCGAACGCTACCACCTCACCCTGCAGGTGGCCCGGCTCAACACTGGCGCGGCACCGCCCCGGCTAGGCACATAA
- the hisG gene encoding ATP phosphoribosyltransferase: MLRVAVPNKGALSESASAMLNEAGYRQRRDTRELVMVDPDNDVEFFFLRPRDIAVYVGAGTLDVGLTGRDLFLDAQVDAEELMSLGFGASTFRFAGPVGDFTTIDQLEGKRVATSYDGLLRAYLAERDITASVVRLDGAVESSVRLGVADAIADVVETGTTLRAAGMEIFGEPILKSEAVLIGRKDAEHPAGLDVLIRRLRGVLVARQYVMMDYDVRRELLDEAAARTPGLESPTVSPLQDSDWVAVRSMVKRTDTNRIMDELYDIGARAILVSTIHACRI; the protein is encoded by the coding sequence ATGCTCCGCGTAGCCGTACCCAACAAGGGCGCCCTGTCCGAATCCGCCTCCGCCATGCTCAACGAGGCGGGCTACCGCCAGCGCCGCGATACCCGCGAACTGGTCATGGTGGACCCGGACAACGACGTCGAATTCTTCTTTCTCCGCCCCCGCGACATTGCCGTTTACGTAGGCGCCGGCACGCTCGACGTCGGCCTCACCGGCCGCGACCTCTTCCTTGACGCCCAGGTGGACGCGGAGGAACTGATGAGCCTCGGCTTCGGAGCCTCGACCTTCCGCTTCGCCGGTCCGGTGGGGGACTTCACCACCATTGACCAGCTCGAAGGCAAGCGCGTGGCCACCAGCTACGACGGCCTGCTGCGCGCCTACCTGGCCGAACGCGACATCACCGCGTCCGTGGTCCGGCTCGACGGCGCCGTGGAATCCTCCGTGCGCCTCGGCGTCGCGGACGCCATTGCCGACGTCGTCGAAACCGGCACCACCCTCCGCGCCGCCGGCATGGAAATCTTCGGCGAGCCCATCCTGAAGTCCGAGGCCGTGCTGATCGGCCGCAAGGACGCCGAGCACCCGGCCGGGCTGGACGTGCTGATCCGCCGCCTGCGCGGGGTTTTGGTGGCCCGGCAGTACGTGATGATGGACTACGACGTGCGCCGAGAGCTCCTCGACGAAGCCGCCGCCCGCACCCCCGGCCTGGAATCACCCACCGTTTCCCCGCTGCAGGACTCCGACTGGGTGGCCGTGCGCTCCATGGTCAAGCGCACCGACACCAACCGGATCATGGACGAGCTGTACGACATTGGCGCCCGCGCCATCCTCGTCAGCACCATTCACGCCTGCCGAATCTAG
- a CDS encoding MFS transporter has product MNRPPDAAGGPAALDEATRARVQRRTLTVVIMSQVLGGAGLAAGVTVGALLAQEMLGSDGLAGLPAGLFTLGSALTAYLVGRVTQRSGRRVGLGAGFAAGAAGALGVVLAAVVGSPALLFGALFVYGAGTATNLQARYAGTDLALPARRGQAISIAMVSTTLGAVAGPNLVTPMGRFAVGLGIPALAGPFLLAGAAYLAAGVVLLVLLRPDPFLLARRLNAKEADDDAAAAGAGAPVPTPARPGNGVYVGAAVMVLTQIAMVAIMTMTPVHMRFHHHSLADVGLVIGIHIGAMYLPSLVTGVLVDRVGRLPMAAAAGGTLLLAGVTAALAPGESLGLLILALALLGLGWNFGLIAGTALVVDNTAAEIRPQVQGRIDVLVALAGAGGGMLSGVVMAGTGYAALALSGGILALLLIPVLLWARRSAVVAAPGR; this is encoded by the coding sequence GTGAACCGCCCGCCTGACGCCGCCGGGGGACCGGCCGCCCTCGACGAAGCCACCCGAGCCCGCGTACAGCGCCGAACCTTGACGGTGGTCATCATGAGTCAGGTCCTCGGCGGGGCAGGGCTGGCCGCCGGCGTCACGGTCGGTGCGCTGCTGGCGCAGGAGATGCTGGGATCGGACGGCCTCGCCGGTCTGCCCGCCGGACTTTTTACCCTGGGCTCCGCGCTGACCGCTTATCTCGTGGGACGGGTTACCCAGCGATCAGGCCGGCGAGTGGGGCTCGGGGCTGGTTTCGCCGCGGGCGCGGCCGGTGCCTTGGGAGTGGTCCTGGCCGCGGTCGTCGGCAGTCCGGCGCTGCTGTTCGGCGCCCTCTTCGTCTATGGAGCGGGCACCGCCACCAACCTGCAGGCCCGCTATGCGGGCACTGATCTGGCGCTGCCGGCGCGGCGCGGCCAGGCGATCAGCATTGCCATGGTCTCCACCACGCTCGGCGCGGTGGCCGGGCCAAACCTGGTCACGCCCATGGGCCGCTTCGCCGTCGGCCTGGGCATCCCTGCCCTGGCGGGTCCCTTCCTGCTGGCCGGTGCAGCGTACCTGGCAGCCGGCGTCGTACTGCTGGTGCTGCTGCGCCCCGATCCGTTCCTCCTCGCCCGCAGGCTGAATGCGAAGGAAGCCGACGACGACGCTGCAGCCGCGGGTGCCGGTGCGCCGGTTCCGACGCCGGCGAGACCGGGAAACGGAGTGTACGTGGGCGCAGCCGTGATGGTGCTGACCCAAATCGCGATGGTGGCCATCATGACCATGACGCCGGTGCACATGCGGTTCCACCATCACAGCCTGGCCGACGTCGGCCTCGTGATTGGCATTCACATTGGGGCGATGTATCTGCCGTCCCTGGTGACCGGCGTGCTGGTGGACCGGGTGGGCCGGCTTCCCATGGCGGCGGCTGCGGGCGGAACCCTGCTGCTCGCCGGTGTCACGGCAGCCCTGGCGCCGGGGGAATCGCTGGGGCTGCTGATCCTTGCCCTCGCATTGCTGGGCCTTGGCTGGAATTTTGGCCTCATCGCCGGCACCGCGCTGGTGGTCGATAACACCGCAGCCGAAATCCGTCCGCAGGTGCAGGGCAGAATCGACGTCCTGGTGGCGCTGGCAGGAGCAGGCGGAGGCATGCTGTCAGGCGTCGTCATGGCCGGTACCGGCTACGCCGCGCTGGCGTTGTCCGGCGGCATTCTGGCACTGCTGCTCATTCCGGTGCTGCTGTGGGCACGGCGTTCAGCGGTGGTGGCTGCCCCGGGCCGGTAA
- a CDS encoding hemerythrin domain-containing protein, protein MADFFTAQPGETAAPLPPGPILCTGSAGMRRVHRFFLWAYDEAPGLVRSTDTGDTARAAYVGEVLGNFDGVLHIHHEGEDLLMYPPLAGRAPGCALHIAQMLEHHRQVGERLDRIEPVRQRWMETAGAEDSEELADLYEGLSALLKVHLRREVTEVMPVVDRVLSEKEMDAVGQHGIEQFDKKFLVGYLGMMMATNPLDDQKAFFKEIPAPVRLAYRLVGRRMYRRQYSTLFPGRKIPETL, encoded by the coding sequence ATGGCTGACTTTTTTACGGCCCAGCCGGGCGAGACAGCGGCTCCATTGCCGCCGGGGCCCATCCTGTGCACCGGATCGGCAGGTATGCGGCGCGTTCACCGCTTTTTCCTTTGGGCCTACGACGAGGCACCCGGCCTGGTACGGTCCACCGATACCGGCGATACCGCTCGCGCCGCATACGTTGGAGAAGTACTTGGAAACTTCGACGGAGTGCTTCACATCCACCACGAGGGCGAGGACCTGCTCATGTATCCCCCACTGGCTGGTCGGGCACCGGGGTGCGCACTGCACATAGCCCAGATGCTGGAGCACCACCGACAGGTGGGGGAGCGGCTTGACCGCATCGAACCGGTCCGTCAACGCTGGATGGAGACGGCGGGTGCGGAGGACAGCGAGGAACTCGCTGACCTCTATGAGGGCCTGTCCGCTCTGCTTAAAGTGCACCTGCGCCGCGAAGTCACTGAGGTGATGCCTGTTGTGGACCGGGTGCTGAGCGAAAAGGAAATGGACGCGGTCGGCCAGCACGGGATTGAACAGTTCGACAAGAAGTTCTTGGTGGGCTACCTCGGCATGATGATGGCTACGAATCCTCTGGATGACCAGAAGGCCTTCTTCAAGGAAATCCCCGCGCCGGTCCGTCTTGCCTACCGCCTCGTCGGGCGCAGAATGTATCGGCGACAGTATTCGACACTTTTTCCCGGACGAAAAATCCCGGAGACACTTTAA
- a CDS encoding NAD(P)-dependent alcohol dehydrogenase has product MTTARAYAATSPTDDLVPTTIERRDVGAHDVLIDIAYAGVCHSDIHTVRGEWGPIAYPQVVGHEIVGTVAEVGSDVTKHKVGDRVGVGCMVNSCRECENCQAGMENYCLNGNIGTYASKDVDGSITQGGYATSVVVNDDFVLSVPESIPYEAAAPLLCAGITTYSPLMHWNAGPGKRVAVVGMGGLGHMAVKIAVAMGADVTVLSQTLSKQEDGLRFGAKDYFATSDESTFEKLSNTFDLIINTVSAPIDLQQYLSLLRLDGTMVSVGAPPEPLPISVFALMGKRRSYAASNIGGIRETQEMLDFCAEHNIAPEIELIDAAEINTAYERVLKSDVRYRFVIDAATI; this is encoded by the coding sequence ATGACTACCGCACGCGCTTACGCTGCCACCTCGCCTACCGATGACCTGGTTCCCACCACCATTGAACGGCGCGACGTCGGTGCCCACGACGTCCTGATCGACATCGCCTACGCCGGTGTCTGCCACTCCGACATCCACACCGTCCGCGGCGAATGGGGACCCATCGCGTACCCGCAGGTGGTGGGGCACGAAATCGTCGGCACCGTTGCCGAGGTCGGCTCCGACGTCACCAAGCACAAAGTTGGCGACCGCGTGGGCGTTGGCTGCATGGTCAACTCCTGCCGCGAGTGTGAAAACTGCCAGGCCGGCATGGAGAACTACTGCCTCAACGGCAACATCGGCACCTACGCGAGCAAGGATGTGGACGGCAGCATCACCCAGGGCGGCTACGCCACCTCCGTGGTGGTCAACGACGACTTCGTCCTCAGCGTCCCGGAGAGCATTCCGTACGAAGCGGCAGCTCCGCTGCTCTGCGCCGGCATCACCACATACTCGCCCCTGATGCACTGGAACGCCGGCCCCGGCAAGCGAGTCGCCGTCGTCGGCATGGGCGGACTGGGCCACATGGCAGTTAAGATCGCCGTCGCCATGGGCGCCGACGTCACCGTCCTGTCACAGACCCTCAGCAAGCAGGAGGACGGCCTGCGGTTTGGTGCAAAGGACTACTTCGCCACCAGCGACGAGAGCACCTTTGAGAAGTTGTCCAACACCTTCGACCTGATCATCAACACGGTCAGCGCGCCGATTGACCTGCAGCAGTACCTCTCGCTGCTGCGCCTGGACGGCACCATGGTCAGTGTCGGCGCCCCGCCGGAGCCCCTGCCCATCTCTGTCTTCGCCCTGATGGGCAAGCGACGCTCCTACGCCGCCTCGAACATCGGCGGCATCCGCGAAACCCAGGAAATGCTGGACTTCTGCGCCGAGCACAACATTGCCCCGGAAATTGAACTGATCGACGCCGCCGAGATCAACACCGCCTACGAGCGCGTGCTGAAGTCCGACGTTCGGTACCGCTTCGTCATTGACGCGGCAACTATCTAG
- a CDS encoding maleylpyruvate isomerase family mycothiol-dependent enzyme — protein sequence MPSGPTSSRPTAAVVWRIVHNERQSLISDLESLTPEQWAQPSLCPGWDIHDVVAHLVDTAKTTRLAFVRQMVAAKFSFDGANARGIIRERAASPEATLAEFRRIRQATKTPPAALATRLVEAIVHGEDIRRPLGLVHRYPRESTEEALSYQLKTGISMGGGKERAAGFRLQASDSGFEHGSGPAVLGSALALLMAVSGRPVDRRDFSGEGAAAFVQKLNQ from the coding sequence ATGCCTTCCGGACCAACGTCTTCCAGACCAACAGCTGCGGTGGTGTGGCGAATTGTCCACAACGAACGCCAGTCCCTCATCAGCGATCTCGAGTCGCTCACCCCGGAACAATGGGCGCAGCCGTCTCTCTGCCCCGGTTGGGACATTCACGACGTCGTAGCCCACCTTGTCGATACAGCGAAGACAACTCGCCTCGCCTTTGTCCGTCAAATGGTTGCCGCGAAATTCAGTTTTGACGGAGCCAACGCACGCGGCATCATCCGGGAACGTGCCGCCAGCCCGGAAGCAACACTGGCCGAGTTCCGCCGCATCCGGCAGGCAACCAAAACGCCGCCTGCTGCACTGGCAACCCGGCTTGTTGAAGCCATCGTGCACGGTGAGGACATTCGGAGACCTCTGGGGCTCGTGCATCGCTACCCGCGAGAATCGACCGAGGAGGCACTGAGTTATCAGCTCAAAACCGGCATCTCCATGGGCGGCGGCAAGGAACGTGCCGCCGGATTCCGTTTGCAGGCTTCCGATTCGGGGTTTGAGCACGGTTCCGGCCCAGCGGTCCTAGGAAGCGCGTTGGCACTTTTGATGGCAGTCTCCGGCCGCCCGGTTGATAGACGGGACTTCTCCGGCGAAGGTGCCGCAGCATTCGTACAGAAGTTGAACCAATGA
- a CDS encoding antibiotic biosynthesis monooxygenase family protein — protein sequence MYVVVNTLEVGPETAEAFEKAFIDSMTNLEGVPGLGRSTLMRPEGKSNTYLSTMEFDSKEDFFAWLKSDSFKASHSDDQAPGMQAPNAVASYTVIKDTAA from the coding sequence ATGTACGTAGTCGTAAATACCCTGGAAGTTGGTCCGGAAACGGCTGAGGCCTTCGAAAAGGCCTTCATCGACAGCATGACGAACCTTGAAGGCGTCCCGGGATTGGGCCGCAGCACGCTGATGCGTCCCGAGGGAAAGAGCAACACCTACCTGTCCACCATGGAGTTCGACTCCAAGGAAGACTTCTTCGCGTGGCTGAAATCGGATTCCTTCAAGGCCTCGCACTCCGATGACCAGGCTCCGGGCATGCAGGCACCCAACGCTGTCGCTTCCTACACCGTCATCAAAGACACCGCAGCCTAG
- a CDS encoding phosphotransferase enzyme family protein, whose product MTENQGTADEVLLEGDGWTEVYRIRDTVHRPARPQTATIHAFLSHLRDRGFTGAPIPHGYDPKGREVLSYVEGDVPMEPLPDWAVGDEQLAALARLIRRAHDAAEGWIPPTDAVFGTIPGSPHPAIEPLFEKPELVAHQDYCPGNVVFRDSMPVALIDFDLAKPTTRVADVVNALYWWAPLCHPQDRGPALSDVDVPRRVRIFADAYGMDDVQRSQIVDLALRRQRNSETIMKAAADSDPVFRRWWDEGMKDKLPRADRWLNAIAGSLRDALR is encoded by the coding sequence GTGACCGAGAACCAGGGTACGGCCGACGAGGTGCTGCTCGAAGGGGACGGCTGGACCGAGGTCTACCGGATTAGGGACACTGTTCACCGGCCGGCCCGGCCCCAAACCGCCACCATTCATGCGTTTCTTTCGCACCTTAGGGACCGCGGCTTCACGGGAGCACCCATTCCTCATGGGTACGATCCAAAAGGTCGGGAGGTTTTGAGCTACGTCGAGGGTGACGTGCCCATGGAACCGCTTCCGGACTGGGCTGTAGGGGACGAGCAGCTGGCGGCGCTTGCCCGGCTGATTCGCCGGGCGCATGACGCCGCCGAGGGTTGGATCCCTCCCACCGATGCCGTCTTCGGGACGATTCCCGGATCCCCGCACCCGGCGATAGAGCCCCTGTTTGAGAAGCCGGAACTCGTGGCTCATCAGGACTATTGTCCGGGAAACGTCGTCTTTCGCGACAGCATGCCGGTGGCCTTGATCGATTTTGATCTGGCCAAACCCACAACCCGGGTGGCCGACGTCGTCAACGCCCTGTACTGGTGGGCGCCTCTCTGCCATCCACAGGATCGCGGACCTGCGCTCTCCGACGTCGACGTCCCACGCCGGGTCAGGATTTTCGCTGATGCCTATGGGATGGATGACGTGCAGAGGAGCCAGATCGTTGACCTGGCGCTCCGCCGCCAAAGGAATTCCGAAACCATCATGAAGGCCGCCGCGGACTCGGATCCTGTTTTCCGCCGGTGGTGGGACGAAGGAATGAAGGACAAATTGCCCCGGGCAGACCGTTGGCTCAACGCCATCGCGGGGTCGCTGCGGGACGCTCTCCGGTAG